The Apium graveolens cultivar Ventura chromosome 6, ASM990537v1, whole genome shotgun sequence genome contains a region encoding:
- the LOC141668827 gene encoding nudix hydrolase 8-like isoform X1, translated as MEFKLCGSELFGSRKLLPNLFLSSIDPLLADKVSPQTCSCRGSYMHASLLSTAHNAASSFVKEKLMVDVYSFQMNGTNGPSQATHNSRRVLDSMDDEYGGVVVNPERLPSNPSVFASILQSYLSQWKSKRKNGIWLKLPLEKAEFVPIAVKKGFQYHHAEKGYVMMTYWIPEGPCMLPENASHQVGVGGFVINERNEVLVVQEKHTAPALAGLWKIPTGFIHESEEIFNGAVREVKEETGIDTEFVEVVAFRHAHNVAFQKSDLFFVCMMRALSNDIVIDNLEVQAAKWMPLVDFVKQPLSRGDRMFKKIIDICIARMGERYCGLSVHPVVSVFDGKLSSLYYNIVDDNDSNCQTSP; from the exons ATGGAGTTCAAATTGTGTGGTTCAGAGTTGTTTGGTTCAAGAAAGTTGCTTCCTAACCTCTTTCTCAGCTCCATTGATCCCCTGCTTGCTGACAAAGTCTCTCCACAGACCTGCTCTTGCAGAG GTAGTTATATGCATGCTTCTTTACTGAGTACAGCACACAATGCTGCAAGCTCATTCGTCAAAGAAAAATTAATGGTTGATGTTTACTCATTTCAAATGAATGGTACTAATGGTCCTAGCCAAGCTACACATAATAGTAGAAGAGTAttagactcgatggatgatgagtaTGGTGGAGTTGTTGTTAATCCAGAAAGATTACCGTCTAATCCAAGTGTTTTTGCCTCTATTCTTCAGTCATATCTTTCTCAATGGAAATCAAAG AGAAAGAATGGAATTTGGCTTAAGCTTCCACTCGAAAAGGCAGAGTTTGTTCCTATTGCAGTTAAG AAAGGGTTTCAGTATCATCACGCGGAAAAAGGATATGTCATGATGACCTACTGGATTCCTGAAGGACCTTGCATGCTACCTGAAAATGCTTCCCATCAAGTTGGAGTCGGGGGCTTCGTCATTAATGAAAGGAATGAG GTTCTTGTAGTACAAGAGAAACACACTGCCCCTGCACTTGCTGGTCTGTGGAAAATACCAACCGGCTTCATTCACGAG TCGGAGGAAATTTTCAATGGAGCTGTCAGAGAAGTTAAAGAGGAAACTGGT ATTGACACTGAATTTGTGGAAGTCGTAGCTTTTAG ACATGCTCATAATGTGGCTTTCCAGAAATCTGATTTATTCTTCGTCTGCATGATGAGAGCCTTGTCAAATGACATTGTAATTGACAATCTTGAGGTTCAAGCAGCCAAG TGGATGCCATTAGTTGATTTCGTAAAGCAGCCATTAAGCCGAGGGGACAGAATGTTTAAGAAGATCATCGACATTTGCATTGCACGTATGGGGGAGCGTTACTGTGGATTATCAGTGCATCCAGTTGTCTCAGTATTTGATGGCAAATTGTCCTCCTTGTACTATAACATCGTCGATGATAACGATTCCAACTGTCAAACCTCACCGTGA
- the LOC141668827 gene encoding nudix hydrolase 8-like isoform X2, whose protein sequence is MEFKLCGSELFGSRKLLPNLFLSSIDPLLADKVSPQTCSCRGSYMHASLLSTAHNAASSFVKEKLMVDVYSFQMNGTNGPSQATHNSRRVLDSMDDEYGGVVVNPERLPSNPSVFASILQSYLSQWKSKRKNGIWLKLPLEKAEFVPIAVKYHHAEKGYVMMTYWIPEGPCMLPENASHQVGVGGFVINERNEVLVVQEKHTAPALAGLWKIPTGFIHESEEIFNGAVREVKEETGIDTEFVEVVAFRHAHNVAFQKSDLFFVCMMRALSNDIVIDNLEVQAAKWMPLVDFVKQPLSRGDRMFKKIIDICIARMGERYCGLSVHPVVSVFDGKLSSLYYNIVDDNDSNCQTSP, encoded by the exons ATGGAGTTCAAATTGTGTGGTTCAGAGTTGTTTGGTTCAAGAAAGTTGCTTCCTAACCTCTTTCTCAGCTCCATTGATCCCCTGCTTGCTGACAAAGTCTCTCCACAGACCTGCTCTTGCAGAG GTAGTTATATGCATGCTTCTTTACTGAGTACAGCACACAATGCTGCAAGCTCATTCGTCAAAGAAAAATTAATGGTTGATGTTTACTCATTTCAAATGAATGGTACTAATGGTCCTAGCCAAGCTACACATAATAGTAGAAGAGTAttagactcgatggatgatgagtaTGGTGGAGTTGTTGTTAATCCAGAAAGATTACCGTCTAATCCAAGTGTTTTTGCCTCTATTCTTCAGTCATATCTTTCTCAATGGAAATCAAAG AGAAAGAATGGAATTTGGCTTAAGCTTCCACTCGAAAAGGCAGAGTTTGTTCCTATTGCAGTTAAG TATCATCACGCGGAAAAAGGATATGTCATGATGACCTACTGGATTCCTGAAGGACCTTGCATGCTACCTGAAAATGCTTCCCATCAAGTTGGAGTCGGGGGCTTCGTCATTAATGAAAGGAATGAG GTTCTTGTAGTACAAGAGAAACACACTGCCCCTGCACTTGCTGGTCTGTGGAAAATACCAACCGGCTTCATTCACGAG TCGGAGGAAATTTTCAATGGAGCTGTCAGAGAAGTTAAAGAGGAAACTGGT ATTGACACTGAATTTGTGGAAGTCGTAGCTTTTAG ACATGCTCATAATGTGGCTTTCCAGAAATCTGATTTATTCTTCGTCTGCATGATGAGAGCCTTGTCAAATGACATTGTAATTGACAATCTTGAGGTTCAAGCAGCCAAG TGGATGCCATTAGTTGATTTCGTAAAGCAGCCATTAAGCCGAGGGGACAGAATGTTTAAGAAGATCATCGACATTTGCATTGCACGTATGGGGGAGCGTTACTGTGGATTATCAGTGCATCCAGTTGTCTCAGTATTTGATGGCAAATTGTCCTCCTTGTACTATAACATCGTCGATGATAACGATTCCAACTGTCAAACCTCACCGTGA